The proteins below are encoded in one region of Picrophilus oshimae DSM 9789:
- a CDS encoding DUF2250 domain-containing protein, whose product MLTDLEMDILKHLDKYGPDSPSIIWRRLLGHMADKEQVRFAFKHLKQEGYIRYYGNKVDRNSLTSSLKKTLKIKARKSNSSRSYYELTEKGYEVLRKNQ is encoded by the coding sequence ATGCTTACCGATCTGGAAATGGATATTTTAAAGCATCTGGATAAGTACGGCCCGGATTCGCCGTCAATAATATGGCGCAGGCTTCTGGGTCATATGGCCGATAAGGAGCAGGTAAGATTCGCATTTAAGCATCTAAAGCAGGAGGGCTATATAAGATATTATGGAAACAAAGTCGATAGAAATTCGTTAACATCCTCGTTGAAAAAGACGCTTAAGATAAAGGCCAGAAAATCAAATAGCTCAAGGTCATACTATGAATTAACAGAAAAGGGCTATGAAGTATTAAGAAAGAACCAGTGA
- a CDS encoding OFA family MFS transporter: MDKRIFIVIGLLTMSFNSLYQYSWNAFEPLLKTGLNVTLVQVELAFTLFAIFSTVFQGIGGFFADRRGPRIVGIISGILSATGFLGTALIHNLYAFYISWSIGSIGEGILYGISTNLAVKWFIKRRGLSTGIVSLGFGLGASVANIFIYRAVDFESVMLIIGITEVILIPAMMFFVEYPGKNLTGTKASRNLRQKRFWILYLSFITASLPLMVISSSFGYIGKQLPAVEFTILLSVFPLLSGTSRPLLGLVSDYIGRPMMVLIIDVFLILGSLMLIFNVFAAAIVLIGFFGGSMISLYFSLVGDLFGTRFSTANNGIFYTGKAVSGVIGSSLFAIMFKINHYYSYIFVLLFSILGIIFLYTASHDIIIKNKKS; this comes from the coding sequence ATGGATAAGAGAATCTTCATCGTCATAGGCCTATTGACAATGTCTTTTAACTCTCTTTACCAGTACTCATGGAATGCGTTTGAACCACTATTAAAAACAGGTTTAAATGTAACACTGGTACAGGTTGAGCTTGCATTTACATTATTTGCAATATTTTCAACGGTATTTCAGGGTATAGGCGGTTTCTTTGCAGATAGAAGGGGCCCAAGAATTGTTGGAATAATATCTGGAATACTTTCGGCAACAGGTTTTCTTGGAACTGCATTGATACACAATTTATATGCATTTTATATTTCATGGTCAATAGGGAGCATAGGCGAGGGAATACTCTATGGAATATCAACAAACCTTGCGGTAAAGTGGTTTATAAAAAGACGTGGATTATCAACAGGTATTGTCTCGCTTGGCTTTGGCCTTGGTGCCAGTGTGGCAAACATATTCATTTACAGGGCCGTGGATTTTGAATCTGTGATGCTTATAATAGGCATAACAGAGGTAATATTAATACCTGCAATGATGTTCTTTGTTGAATACCCGGGCAAAAATCTTACAGGAACGAAGGCCTCAAGGAATTTAAGGCAAAAAAGATTCTGGATTCTATATTTATCATTTATAACAGCATCACTACCTCTAATGGTTATATCATCATCCTTTGGATATATAGGAAAACAATTGCCAGCAGTTGAGTTTACAATTCTTTTATCAGTATTCCCATTGCTAAGCGGCACCAGCAGGCCCCTGCTAGGACTTGTTTCAGATTACATAGGCAGGCCGATGATGGTTCTAATAATAGATGTATTTTTAATACTTGGATCTTTAATGCTGATATTTAATGTGTTTGCTGCAGCAATAGTTCTTATAGGCTTCTTTGGTGGCTCAATGATATCGCTATATTTCTCACTTGTTGGCGATCTCTTTGGAACAAGATTTTCTACCGCAAACAATGGAATATTCTATACAGGCAAGGCCGTCTCAGGCGTAATAGGAAGCTCACTATTTGCCATAATGTTTAAAATAAATCATTACTATTCATACATCTTTGTTCTTTTATTCTCAATACTTGGAATAATATTTCTTTACACGGCATCACATGACATTATAATAAAAAATAAGAAATCTTAA
- a CDS encoding rhodanese-like domain-containing protein, protein MVNDIYPEDLNKLENKVIIDVREPFEYDEMHIKDSILIPMYKIPDNIEKIKNMNKNIVLVCASGHRSIYVASYLEQNGVKNVYNLAGGIYSLYFSGFPLVTAYDE, encoded by the coding sequence ATGGTAAATGATATATACCCTGAAGATCTCAATAAGCTTGAAAATAAGGTAATTATCGATGTACGTGAACCATTTGAATATGACGAGATGCATATCAAGGATTCAATACTTATTCCAATGTATAAAATACCAGACAACATTGAAAAGATTAAAAATATGAACAAGAACATAGTTCTGGTCTGCGCCTCAGGGCACAGAAGCATCTATGTCGCCTCATATCTTGAACAAAACGGTGTAAAAAACGTTTACAATCTTGCAGGGGGTATATACTCATTATATTTTTCAGGATTTCCACTGGTAACAGCCTATGATGAATAA